From Streptomyces sp. TLI_235, a single genomic window includes:
- a CDS encoding N,N-dimethyltransferase/O-methyltransferase, whose protein sequence is MGTETTVNTPYVPYEEAIAIGRLNTAYAQSRILNSAVETGLFELLAEAPADSAAIAERLGLNHRLVPDFLRALVALGLLEETAGTFRNSASAAACLLPGSPYYLGGSVRAAAARHYGMWARLTEALRDGEPKAEGATGPDAFERLYQNRDAARRFLAHMDSAHALVGPQLAEVVDWSRYGSFVDVGGARGHIAAAVVAAHPHLRGGVFELPAVEPLFDEHMAELGTAEQISFHGGDFFEDALPEADVLVFGHVLHDWTPERRAFLLERAFAALRPGGAVVVYDQMLDDGTPELGSLLGSLQVALVTGGSEYGVDEGRELLEKAGFTVERGQRIRTIGSDYVLVGVKP, encoded by the coding sequence ATGGGAACCGAAACCACCGTGAACACCCCGTACGTGCCGTACGAGGAGGCGATCGCGATCGGCCGGCTGAACACCGCCTACGCCCAGTCGCGCATCCTGAACAGCGCGGTGGAGACCGGGCTGTTCGAGCTGCTCGCCGAGGCGCCGGCGGACTCCGCGGCGATCGCCGAGCGGCTCGGGCTGAACCACCGGCTGGTGCCGGACTTCCTGCGCGCGCTGGTCGCGCTCGGACTGCTGGAGGAGACCGCCGGCACCTTCCGCAACAGCGCCTCGGCCGCGGCCTGCCTGCTGCCCGGTTCCCCGTACTACCTGGGCGGGTCGGTGCGCGCGGCCGCCGCCCGGCACTACGGCATGTGGGCACGGCTCACCGAGGCGCTGCGCGACGGCGAGCCCAAGGCGGAGGGGGCCACCGGCCCGGACGCCTTCGAGCGGCTCTACCAGAACCGGGACGCCGCCCGGCGCTTCCTGGCGCACATGGACTCCGCGCACGCGCTGGTCGGCCCGCAGCTGGCCGAGGTGGTGGACTGGTCGCGGTACGGCTCCTTCGTGGACGTGGGCGGCGCCCGCGGCCACATCGCCGCCGCCGTGGTGGCCGCCCACCCGCACCTGCGCGGCGGCGTCTTCGAACTGCCCGCCGTGGAGCCGCTGTTCGACGAGCACATGGCGGAGCTCGGCACCGCCGAGCAGATCTCCTTCCACGGCGGCGACTTCTTCGAGGACGCGCTGCCCGAGGCGGACGTGCTGGTCTTCGGGCACGTGCTGCACGACTGGACGCCCGAGCGCCGGGCCTTCCTGCTGGAGCGCGCCTTCGCCGCGCTGCGGCCGGGCGGCGCCGTCGTCGTCTACGACCAGATGCTGGACGACGGCACGCCGGAGCTCGGCTCGCTACTGGGCAGCCTGCAGGTCGCGCTCGTCACCGGCGGTTCGGAGTACGGCGTGGACGAGGGCCGGGAGCTGCTGGAGAAGGCCGGCTTCACCGTCGAGCGCGGGCAGCGCATCCGCACCATCGGCAGCGACTACGTGCTGGTCGGGGTGAAGCCGTGA
- a CDS encoding acyl transferase family protein gives MPETEAVPGPPAPAGPRPVALLLPGQGAQHDAMATGLYGWEPVFTEAMDTVFDALGAVGPQLRDDWLAECPRVPLDHVTRAQPLLFAVDHALARTVLAWGVAPVALLGHSVGELAAGVLAGVFDVRDAAAVLWDRAERLAALPPGGMLAVAATAAELAPFLREDVVVGAVNAPRQTMLAGSAGPLAAVAADLREAGHTCREVRATTAFHSPAVGAAVSTDVYAGVRLGAPRTPLWSAYSTAPLTPELAADPDFWARHPVDPVLFGPALDGLLGSGDFFLLETGPGQSLAGLARRHGRVRRGESAVTALLPAAPRGQQADREALRAAAARLRAEGHPLPGLAAG, from the coding sequence ATGCCGGAGACCGAAGCCGTACCCGGGCCGCCCGCCCCGGCGGGCCCCCGCCCCGTCGCGCTGCTGCTGCCCGGGCAGGGTGCGCAGCACGACGCCATGGCCACCGGCCTGTACGGCTGGGAGCCGGTGTTCACCGAGGCCATGGACACCGTCTTCGACGCGCTCGGCGCGGTCGGCCCGCAGCTGCGGGACGACTGGCTCGCGGAGTGTCCTCGAGTGCCCCTCGACCATGTGACCCGGGCCCAGCCGCTGCTGTTCGCGGTGGACCACGCGCTGGCCCGGACGGTCCTCGCGTGGGGTGTGGCGCCCGTGGCGCTGCTCGGCCACAGCGTCGGGGAGCTGGCCGCCGGCGTCCTGGCGGGGGTGTTCGACGTCCGGGACGCGGCCGCGGTCCTCTGGGACCGGGCCGAGCGCCTAGCCGCACTGCCGCCCGGCGGCATGCTGGCCGTCGCCGCCACCGCCGCCGAACTCGCGCCCTTCCTGCGGGAGGACGTGGTGGTCGGGGCGGTGAACGCGCCGCGCCAGACCATGCTGGCCGGCTCCGCCGGGCCGCTGGCCGCGGTCGCCGCCGACCTGCGCGAGGCGGGCCACACCTGCCGGGAGGTGCGGGCGACCACCGCCTTCCACAGCCCCGCGGTCGGTGCCGCGGTGAGCACCGACGTCTACGCCGGGGTGCGGCTCGGTGCGCCGCGCACCCCGCTCTGGTCGGCCTACTCGACGGCACCGCTCACGCCGGAGCTGGCCGCCGATCCGGACTTCTGGGCGCGGCACCCGGTCGACCCGGTGCTGTTCGGCCCGGCGCTCGACGGGCTGCTCGGCTCCGGCGACTTCTTCCTGCTGGAGACCGGCCCCGGGCAGAGCCTGGCCGGTCTCGCCCGCCGGCACGGCCGGGTGCGGCGCGGCGAGAGCGCCGTCACGGCCCTGCTGCCCGCGGCGCCGCGCGGGCAGCAGGCGGACCGCGAGGCGCTGCGCGCGGCCGCCGCGCGCCTGCGCGCCGAGGGCCACCCGCTGCCCGGCCTGGCCGCCGGCTGA
- a CDS encoding 3-oxoacyl-[acyl-carrier-protein] synthase-3, translating into MDSHQTGAPLYVAGCASWLPPAVTAEQAVAAGEVGARDAARTGVTSVTVSTGHSAPEMAALAARVALRRADCPPQDVGLVLHASLYDQGHDLWAPASYVQRRALGELPEHAPAMEVKQVSNGGMASLELAAAYLRAGTDRPAALLTSGDVFCPPGFHRWTSDPGTVYADGGAALVLSRDGGFARLLGRFNVSEPRLEGMHRGAAPFAPAESGLRRVVDLDTCKREFLAGTGRAAAVAWVGGGQRRALAGSLASLGLEVGDIARFVLPHLGGRRLAATYFQPFGIDPERSTWPWSRSIGHLGGGDQFAGLAHLVETKQVGAGDRVVLVGVGAGFSWSCAVLELLACPDWAASDTWPDEAEDAPGDGAGTGG; encoded by the coding sequence ATGGACAGTCACCAGACCGGCGCCCCCCTCTATGTCGCGGGGTGCGCCTCGTGGCTGCCGCCCGCCGTCACCGCCGAGCAGGCGGTGGCCGCGGGAGAGGTCGGCGCGCGGGACGCCGCCCGCACCGGAGTGACCTCGGTGACCGTCTCCACCGGCCACAGTGCACCGGAGATGGCCGCGCTGGCGGCCCGCGTCGCGCTGCGCAGGGCGGACTGCCCGCCGCAGGACGTCGGGCTGGTGCTGCACGCGAGCCTCTACGACCAGGGGCACGACCTGTGGGCCCCGGCCTCGTACGTGCAGCGCCGGGCGCTCGGCGAACTGCCGGAGCACGCACCGGCGATGGAGGTGAAGCAGGTCTCCAACGGCGGCATGGCCTCGCTCGAACTGGCCGCGGCCTACCTGCGGGCCGGCACCGACCGGCCCGCAGCCCTGCTCACCAGCGGCGACGTCTTCTGCCCGCCCGGCTTCCACCGCTGGACCAGCGATCCGGGCACCGTCTACGCAGACGGCGGCGCGGCCCTGGTGCTCTCCCGGGACGGCGGATTCGCGCGCCTGCTCGGCCGGTTCAACGTCTCGGAGCCGCGCCTCGAAGGCATGCACCGCGGCGCCGCACCGTTCGCCCCGGCGGAGTCGGGCCTGCGCCGGGTCGTCGATCTCGACACCTGCAAGCGGGAGTTCCTCGCCGGGACGGGCCGGGCGGCAGCCGTCGCCTGGGTCGGCGGCGGGCAGCGCCGCGCCCTGGCGGGCAGTCTGGCGTCGCTCGGCCTGGAGGTCGGCGACATCGCCCGCTTCGTCCTCCCGCACCTCGGCGGACGCCGGCTGGCGGCCACCTACTTCCAGCCCTTCGGCATCGACCCGGAGCGGTCGACCTGGCCGTGGAGCCGGTCGATCGGCCACCTCGGCGGAGGCGACCAGTTCGCCGGTTTGGCGCACCTGGTGGAGACCAAGCAGGTCGGCGCGGGCGACCGGGTGGTGCTGGTCGGCGTGGGCGCGGGCTTCTCCTGGTCCTGCGCCGTCCTCGAACTGCTGGCGTGCCCCGACTGGGCCGCCTCCGACACCTGGCCGGACGAGGCGGAGGACGCCCCCGGGGACGGGGCCGGCACGGGCGGCTGA
- a CDS encoding DNA-binding SARP family transcriptional activator gives MIARVLGPLEVELNGIPVAPTAPKPRKVLTLLVLHTNRIVPSSALKRELWGEDAPTSASTTIQTYILLLRKQLMQAAGGSMAAAKSQLVTCPGGYQLRSNGGLDLHTFDRLCTEGRQALSRGEDEQASSTLRAALALWRGPALCDVQLGPLLEVEALRLQEGRIVALEQRIEADLRLGRHHELISELTSLVGEFPLHENLHAQLMLALYRSGRKPHALDVYQRLRSRFIDELGLEPSPRMYRLHQAIIVSDPALDAERRSRTLLLDRFAGHAVAS, from the coding sequence GTGATTGCTCGCGTCCTTGGACCGCTTGAGGTGGAGCTCAACGGAATACCCGTCGCACCGACCGCTCCCAAGCCGCGCAAGGTCCTGACACTGCTCGTACTGCACACCAACCGGATCGTCCCGTCCTCCGCGCTCAAGCGGGAGTTGTGGGGAGAGGACGCGCCGACCAGCGCGTCCACCACGATCCAGACCTACATCCTGCTGCTGCGCAAGCAGCTGATGCAGGCCGCCGGCGGCTCGATGGCCGCCGCGAAGTCCCAGCTCGTCACCTGCCCGGGCGGCTACCAGCTGCGCAGCAACGGCGGGCTCGACCTGCACACCTTCGACCGGCTCTGCACGGAGGGCCGGCAGGCGCTCTCCCGCGGGGAGGACGAGCAGGCCTCGTCGACCCTGCGGGCCGCCCTCGCCCTGTGGCGCGGGCCGGCGCTCTGCGACGTCCAGTTGGGCCCGCTCCTCGAAGTCGAGGCGTTACGCCTGCAGGAGGGCCGTATCGTCGCGCTCGAGCAGCGGATCGAGGCGGACCTCAGACTCGGCCGCCACCACGAGCTGATCAGCGAACTCACATCTCTCGTGGGCGAGTTCCCGCTGCACGAGAACCTGCACGCCCAGCTGATGCTGGCGCTCTACCGCTCCGGCCGCAAACCGCACGCCCTGGACGTGTACCAGCGGCTGCGGAGCCGTTTCATCGACGAGCTCGGCCTGGAGCCCTCGCCCAGGATGTACCGGCTCCACCAGGCGATCATCGTCTCGGACCCCGCCCTGGACGCCGAACGGCGCAGCCGCACCCTGCTGTTGGACCGCTTCGCCGGGCACGCGGTCGCTTCCTGA
- a CDS encoding act minimal PKS ketosynthase (KS/KS alpha), with product MNRRVVVTGIGVMAPGGSGTAAFWDLISSGRTATRPITAFDATGYRSRIAAECDFDPAVHGLTPREVRRMDRAAQLATVAAREALQDSGISAAGVQPHRIGVSLGSAVGCSVSLEEEYAIVSDSGRKWLVDHAYTSPHLFGHFVPGSLAAEVAWASGAEGPAAVISDGCTSGLDALGHAADLVREGTVDVVLAGGTDAPISPITVACFDAIKATTPRNDDPEHASRPFDRTRNGFVLAEGSAVMVLEEYEHARRRGARIYAEFAGFGTRSNAYHMTGLRADGREMAEAIRIALNEGRVAPEDIGYVNAHGSGTKQNDRHETAAVKLSLGEHARRTPMSSIKSMVGHSLGAIGAIEVAACVLAMQHDLLPPTANLHEPDPECDLDYIPLKAREKRVDAVLSIGSGFGGFQSAVVLTRPERTAA from the coding sequence ATGAATCGAAGAGTAGTCGTGACCGGAATAGGTGTAATGGCGCCCGGGGGTTCGGGGACGGCGGCATTCTGGGACCTGATCTCGTCCGGCCGCACCGCCACCCGGCCAATAACCGCGTTCGACGCCACGGGGTACCGCTCCAGGATCGCCGCCGAATGCGACTTCGATCCCGCTGTGCACGGGCTCACGCCGCGCGAGGTTCGGCGGATGGACCGTGCGGCGCAGTTGGCGACGGTCGCCGCACGTGAGGCGCTGCAGGACAGTGGAATTTCGGCCGCCGGCGTCCAGCCGCACCGGATCGGAGTCTCGCTCGGCAGCGCGGTCGGCTGCAGTGTGAGCCTCGAGGAGGAGTACGCAATTGTGAGCGATTCCGGCCGAAAATGGCTGGTCGACCACGCGTATACCTCACCCCATCTTTTCGGCCATTTCGTCCCCGGTTCGCTGGCCGCCGAGGTGGCCTGGGCGAGCGGGGCCGAGGGGCCGGCCGCCGTCATCAGCGACGGCTGCACCTCGGGGCTGGACGCCCTGGGCCACGCCGCGGACCTCGTCCGGGAGGGCACCGTCGACGTGGTGCTGGCCGGCGGGACGGACGCCCCGATCAGCCCGATCACGGTCGCCTGCTTCGACGCGATCAAGGCGACGACACCGCGCAACGACGACCCCGAGCACGCCTCCCGGCCCTTCGACAGGACCAGGAACGGCTTCGTGCTCGCCGAGGGCTCCGCGGTCATGGTGCTGGAGGAGTACGAGCACGCCCGACGCCGCGGTGCACGGATCTACGCCGAGTTCGCCGGTTTCGGGACACGCAGCAACGCGTACCACATGACCGGTCTGCGCGCCGACGGGCGGGAGATGGCCGAGGCGATCCGCATCGCGCTGAACGAGGGCCGGGTGGCTCCCGAGGACATCGGCTACGTGAACGCGCACGGCTCCGGCACCAAGCAGAACGACCGCCACGAGACCGCAGCGGTCAAGCTCTCGCTCGGCGAGCACGCCCGGCGGACCCCGATGAGCTCCATCAAGTCGATGGTCGGGCACTCGCTCGGCGCCATCGGCGCCATCGAGGTCGCGGCCTGCGTCCTGGCCATGCAGCACGACCTGCTGCCCCCGACGGCCAACCTGCACGAGCCGGACCCGGAGTGCGACCTCGACTACATCCCGCTGAAGGCCCGGGAGAAGCGGGTCGACGCCGTGCTGAGCATCGGCAGCGGCTTCGGCGGCTTCCAGAGCGCCGTCGTGCTCACCCGACCGGAGAGGACCGCGGCATGA
- a CDS encoding act minimal PKS chain-length factor (CLF/KS beta) (manually curated), whose product MTGTTVVTGLGVIAPNGVGTEAYWAALLRGESGIRPVERFDASGYPTRLAGEIPEKAFSAGDHLPKRLLPQTDRVTRMALAAADWALADAAVDPAELPDFAMGVATANSAGGYEFGQRELQNLWGSGPEFVSAYQSFAWFYAVNTGQISIRNGLRGPSAAVVAEQAGGLDALGHARRSIRKGTALMVSGAMDSSLCPWGWIAHQSTGLLSTRNDPDLAYLPFSELACGHLPGEGGAILVLEDAGQARERIARGAAARVYGEIAGYAATFDPPPDSGRPDTLRRAAELALADAGVEPAEVDVVFADAAGSPDADGAEARTLRELFGEHAVPVAAPKAATGRLGSGGAALDVATALLSLRDQVVPPAGPVTAAADRHGIDLVVGAPRPARLRTALVLARGHGGFNSALVLRTPA is encoded by the exons ATGACCGGGACGACCGTGGTGACCGGCCTGGGCGTGATCGCCCCCAACGGCGTCGGCACCGAGGCATACTGGGCCGCGCTGCTGCGCGGCGAGAGCGGGATCCGGCCGGTCGAGCGCTTCGACGCCTCCGGCTACCCCACCCGGCTGGCCGGCGAGATCCCGGAGAAGGCCTTCTCGGCCGGCGACCACCTGCCCAAGCGGCTGCTCCCACAGACCGACCGGGTGACCCGGATGGCCCTGGCCGCCGCGGACTGGGCGCTGGCGGACGCCGCCGTGGACCCGGCCGAACTGCCGGACTTCGCGATGGGCGTGGCGACCGCCAACTCGGCCGGCGGGTACGAATTCGGCCAGCGCGAGCTGCAGAACCTGTGGGGGTCCGGCCCGGAGTTCGTCAGCGCCTACCAGTCCTTCGCCTGGTTCTACGCGGTGAACACCGGTCAGATCTCCATCCGCAACGGCCTGCGCGGCCCGAGCGCCGCCGTGGTCGCCGAACAGGCCGGCGGCCTCGACGCCCTCGGCCACGCCCGACGCTCGATCCGCAAGGGCACCGCGCTCATGGTCAGCGGCGCGATGGACAGCTCGCTCTGCCCGTGGGGCTGGATCGCCCACCAGTCCACCGGACTGCTCAGCACCCGCAACGACCCCGACCTGGCCTACCTGCCCTTCTCCGAGCTGGCCTGCGGCCACCTGCCCGGCGAGGGCGGCGCCATCCTCGTCCTGGAGGACGCCGGGCAGGCCCGTGAGCGGATCGCCCGGGGCGCCGCCGCGCGGGTCTACGGCGAGATCGCCGGCTACGCCGCGACCTTCGACCCGCCGCCGGACTCCGGCCGCCCGGACACCCTCCGGCGCGCCGCCGAACTCGCCCTGGCGGACGCGGGCGTGGAGCCCGCGGAGGTCGACGTGGTCTTCGCCGACGCCGCCGGAAGCCCGGACGCGGACGGGGCCGAGGCGCGGACCCTGCGCGAGCTCTTCGGCGAGCACGCCGTCCCGGTCGCCGCGCCGAAGGCCGCCACCGGCCGGCTCGGCTCCGGCGGCGCCGCGCTCGACGTCGCCACCGCCCTGCTGAGCCTGCGCGACCAGGTCGTC CCCCCGGCCGGGCCGGTGACCGCAGCCGCCGACCGGCACGGCATCGACCTGGTGGTCGGCGCGCCCCGCCCCGCACGGCTGCGCACCGCGCTGGTGCTGGCGCGCGGCCACGGCGGCTTCAACAGCGCCCTCGTACTCCGGACGCCCGCGTGA
- a CDS encoding act minimal PKS acyl carrier protein: MSEAVKEPLTLEDLVAILRQSAGEDEEVDLGGDIADVPFTDLGYDSLALLETAGRVQREHGIVLDDEAMAAAETPRLFLAAVNEVLCGTATNAG, encoded by the coding sequence ATGAGTGAGGCCGTGAAGGAACCGCTGACCCTGGAGGACCTCGTCGCGATCCTGCGCCAGAGCGCGGGCGAGGACGAGGAGGTCGACCTGGGCGGCGACATCGCCGACGTCCCGTTCACCGACCTCGGCTACGACTCGCTGGCCCTGCTGGAGACGGCCGGCCGGGTCCAGCGGGAGCACGGGATCGTCCTGGACGACGAGGCCATGGCCGCGGCCGAGACCCCGCGGCTCTTCCTGGCCGCCGTCAACGAGGTGCTGTGCGGCACCGCGACGAACGCCGGCTGA
- a CDS encoding FMN-dependent NADH-azoreductase: MSYLLHIDSSAMNTGSVSREVAETFLATWQKEHPEGRVVHRDLGAAPVPHLTADGIAARFADPAARTPAQAEAMELQEELLEELLGAGAYLFTVPMYNMSVPSTFKAWLDQIMIPGRTLGDPKTVPTAGRPAVVVASRGGAYGEGTPRAGWDHVVPFLTTALADALGMDVEFVVPELTMAHRNPAMAELRPAAEASRTRAHQEADLHAQRIAARLLV; encoded by the coding sequence ATGTCCTACCTTCTCCACATCGACTCCTCGGCCATGAACACCGGCTCCGTCTCCCGCGAGGTGGCCGAGACCTTCCTCGCCACCTGGCAGAAGGAGCACCCCGAGGGCCGCGTGGTCCACCGCGACCTCGGGGCCGCGCCGGTGCCGCACCTGACCGCCGACGGGATCGCCGCCCGCTTCGCCGACCCGGCCGCCCGCACCCCCGCCCAGGCCGAGGCCATGGAGCTGCAGGAGGAGCTGCTCGAGGAACTCCTCGGTGCCGGCGCCTACCTGTTCACCGTCCCGATGTACAACATGTCGGTCCCCTCGACCTTCAAAGCGTGGCTCGACCAGATCATGATCCCGGGCCGCACCCTCGGGGACCCGAAGACCGTGCCGACCGCCGGCCGCCCCGCGGTCGTCGTCGCCAGCCGCGGCGGCGCCTACGGCGAGGGCACCCCGCGCGCGGGCTGGGACCACGTGGTGCCCTTCCTGACCACCGCGCTCGCCGACGCGCTCGGCATGGACGTCGAGTTCGTCGTCCCCGAGCTGACCATGGCCCACCGCAACCCGGCGATGGCCGAGCTGCGCCCGGCGGCGGAGGCCTCGCGCACCCGCGCGCACCAGGAGGCCGACCTGCACGCGCAGAGGATCGCGGCACGCCTGCTCGTCTGA
- a CDS encoding HAD superfamily hydrolase (TIGR01490 family), whose product MAALRRLHLARRSPDERTALAGEAAADAAEADLLAVAAERNGAAGSATGTGPAVTTEKAEKAARARKAPSEDHTPTPGDARAAAFFDCDNTILRGAAMFYLGVGLYRRRFFTRRDVARFVWQQAWFRLHGSEDPAHIADAQDTALGLVAGKRTAELEQICEEIFEEVIADKVWPGTRALVQMHLDAGQRVWLVTAAPQEIARIIARRLGMTGALATVAETSDGEYTGRLVGGLLHGPAKAAAVQALARREQLDLSRCAAFSDSANDIPMLSLVGHPYVVNPDTSLRRHARTHGWRVRDFRTGRKAAKVGLPAAAGLGVAAGATAAALAVHRRRRTA is encoded by the coding sequence ATGGCCGCGCTACGAAGGCTCCACCTCGCAAGGCGTTCCCCCGACGAGCGGACCGCGCTGGCGGGCGAGGCCGCCGCCGACGCGGCCGAGGCCGACCTGCTCGCCGTCGCCGCGGAGCGCAACGGCGCGGCGGGGAGCGCAACGGGCACCGGGCCGGCCGTGACGACGGAGAAGGCGGAGAAGGCCGCGCGGGCCAGGAAGGCGCCGTCCGAGGACCACACCCCGACGCCCGGTGACGCGCGGGCGGCCGCGTTCTTCGACTGCGACAACACGATCCTGCGCGGCGCCGCGATGTTCTACCTCGGCGTCGGCCTGTACCGGCGGCGCTTCTTCACCCGCCGCGACGTCGCCCGCTTCGTCTGGCAGCAGGCCTGGTTCCGGCTGCACGGCTCGGAGGACCCGGCGCACATCGCGGACGCCCAGGACACCGCGCTCGGCCTGGTGGCCGGCAAGCGGACGGCCGAACTGGAGCAGATCTGCGAGGAGATCTTCGAAGAGGTCATCGCGGACAAGGTCTGGCCGGGCACCAGGGCGCTGGTGCAGATGCACCTGGACGCCGGGCAGCGGGTCTGGCTGGTCACCGCGGCGCCGCAGGAGATCGCCCGGATCATCGCACGCCGGCTGGGCATGACGGGCGCCCTGGCCACCGTCGCGGAGACCTCGGACGGCGAGTACACCGGCCGGCTGGTCGGCGGTCTGCTGCACGGCCCGGCCAAGGCGGCGGCGGTGCAGGCGCTGGCCCGGCGCGAGCAGCTGGACCTCTCCCGCTGCGCGGCGTTCAGCGACTCCGCCAACGACATCCCGATGCTGAGCCTGGTCGGCCACCCGTACGTGGTGAACCCGGACACCTCGCTGCGCCGGCACGCCCGGACGCACGGCTGGCGGGTCCGCGACTTCCGCACCGGCCGCAAGGCGGCCAAGGTCGGTCTGCCGGCGGCCGCCGGGCTCGGGGTCGCGGCGGGCGCCACCGCCGCCGCGCTGGCCGTCCACCGGCGCCGCCGCACGGCCTGA
- a CDS encoding glutaredoxin: protein MHRRRDPRRGAHNGRVSLLRRDKNKKPADRVVTLIGKPGCHLCDDARTVLVRVTGELGAAFEEKDITQDEALYREYAEQIPVTLIDGRQHDFWRVDERRLRAALGA, encoded by the coding sequence GTGCATCGGCGCCGTGACCCGCGCCGGGGGGCGCACAATGGCCGGGTGAGCCTGCTGCGACGCGACAAGAACAAGAAGCCCGCCGACCGGGTCGTCACCCTGATCGGCAAGCCCGGCTGCCATCTCTGCGACGACGCCCGCACCGTGCTCGTCCGGGTCACCGGCGAGCTCGGCGCCGCCTTCGAGGAGAAGGACATCACCCAGGACGAGGCGCTGTACCGCGAGTACGCCGAGCAGATCCCGGTCACCCTGATCGACGGCCGCCAGCACGACTTCTGGCGGGTCGACGAGCGCCGCCTGCGCGCCGCCCTCGGCGCCTGA